The Corynebacterium occultum sequence GACAGCACAGATGACCGTAGCCCCTTGATCCGGGCAGTGCGCCCCTCCATCATGGAAGAACCATGAGTTTTTCCCGGAGAATGTCCCCCTGAAGGAGACGACCATGATCACCACCGATGTCGCCGATGGCATTGACCTGATCTCCCATGCTCACGTGAACTGTTATCTCATCGACTCGGATGAAGGAGTCACCCTCGTCGATGCGGGACTCCCCCGCATGTGGCCCATGGTCCTCGGGGCTCTGGTCAGGCGTGGCCGACAGGCTGAGGACATCCGGGGGCTGGTGCTCACCCACGGCCACTTCGATCATGTGGGCTTCGCCCGGCATGTCCACCAGAAACTAGGTGTCCCCGTTTTCGTCCACCCACAGGATGAATATCTCGCAGCCCACCCCTATAGTTACCAACCTCAGAGCAACCGATTCCTCTACCCGCTGGCACACCCCCGCTCCCTGCCCTTGTTGGGGAGGATGGCACTTGCCGGGGCATTGAGCATCAGGGGCATCAGCGACACCCGCGCCCTGACAACCGGTGATCCGCTGCCACTGCCCGGGTCCCCGGTAGCGATGCTCGCCCCGGGTCACACTGCTGGGCAGTGCATCCTCCACCTACCGGACCGAGACACCGTGATCAGCGGGGACGCCCTGGTGACCCTTGATCCCTACACCGGTAAACCCGGTCCTCAGATTGTGGCGTCCGCAGCCACGAAAGATACCCGTCAGGCTCTGGCCGCGCTGGATGTTCTGGTGGACACCGGGGCGACCACTGTCCTACCGGGGCATGGTGACCCCTGGGCCCACGGCGTCGACAAGGCCGTGGACCGAGCCCGCGCGATTGGGGAGCATTAACCTCAGCGGCCGAGCAGCCCACGGAGATGACCGAAGACCGCACTGACGGGTTGGGCTGCCTGCCCGCAGAATGTCTTCCTCCGGCAGTTGCACGGCATCGGCATGCGGGGGCTGCCGCCCAGAGACCACCTGGTGAGGGCCTTCGCTACTGGGCCGGATGTCGAAGTCGAAGATATCGGTGGGCAGATAAAGGGTGGAACAGGCATTGGGGATATCCACCACACTCGACAGATGCGCCTCAATGGGGGCAGCGCCCAGCAGCAGATAAGCCTGCTCTCGGCTGTAGCCGAAGGCACTCAGGTAGTCGATGGCGTGCAGGCAGGCCCGTTGGTAGGCGAGGTAGGGGTCAAGGTAGCGCTGCCGGTCGTCTTCAGTGACGGAGATACCGGCGAAGGCCAGCCAGTTGTCATGACGGGGTGCGGCCTCGCCGGGGAGGAAGATGGCGTTCTCCGACACCCGGTAGGTGGACATTCCATCCGGGATCAGGTCGACATGCAGATCCACCACCCCACCCATCTCGATGGCCCCGCAGAGGGTGATCTCCCCGTCACCCTGGGAGAAGTGCAGGTCACCCACGGAAAGGTTGGCACCTTCCACGAAGACGGGGTAAAACACCCGGCTGCCACGGGTGAGGTCCTTGATGTCCTGGTTGCCACCATTCTCCCGCGGCGGGGTGGTCTGGGCTGCCTCCAACGCCAGACGCGCGGCCTGCTCATCGGAAACCTTCCCGAGCACCGCGCCCTTTGGCAGGGGTGGCAGAGCCAGGGGCGGTACCCGCAGCGGACGGCGTGCCACCAACTTCGCCTCCCGCTTATTCCACCGTCTCAACAACTGCTCGGAGGGGGCGGTACCCATTACCCCAGGATGCGGGGCGCCAGCGAAGGAAACACCGGGGATATGCCTCGAGGTGGCCCTGCCCTCCCGGAATTCCCAGATCGCCTTATGTGCGTCCGGGAAATGCTCGTGCAGGAAGCCACCGCCATTGGCTGGGGCGAAGATACCGGTATAACCCCACCCCTCGCCAGCCAGCGGTCCAGTCTCCCCTGCCGTGCCGACTTCACTGGTGGGCTGGACATCAACGATGTCCACCACCAGCAGGTCCCCGGGTTTGGCCCCCTCCACCCGGAAAGGCCCGGAGAGGGGATGTCCGATGTGAAAGGGGGCGGTGAGCACATCCTCGGCGGATTCATCATTGCGTATATGACCATCGAACCACTCCCGACAATCCACCCGGAAAGTCTCCCCCGGGCGGACGGTGGCCACCGCCGGGATGTCCGGATGCCAACGGTTATGGCCGAGGGGCGCCTGCTTGTGGAAGGGCTTTGTGGGATCCAGAGTGAATAAATTTTCTCTCATGCACCCTTAGCGTAGAGGAGAAAAGTGACCTGGAGCACCCCCTTGGCGGGTCAGGCTGCGACACCCAGAAACCACCCGACACCCAGCGCTAGCCGATATGGATCGGGTCCACCTGAATCCGCAACGGCAGATCATCCTTACGGGCGGCACGCGCCACCATCGCTGAGCGCAACGCCCGACCCAGTTCAGAGCGCGGCCCCAAGGGGGTACGGATCAGCAGTCGCTGCGGGGGCCCATACTTTCTCTCGTCATATTCCCCCGGCAAACTCACCCCAGGCGGCAGATCCACCGGACCCAGCACCTCAGAGTTCTCCGGCAGATCCACCAGCTCCATGAAATGGTCCAGGGCGACCATGGCACCGTCCACAGCAGCCATATGCACCGAGGGTGGGAAAGCCACCTCCCGGCGCTGCGCCAGCTCCGCGGCCGCGGCACCCACCATGTCCCAACGGATCAGATGCTGCACCACCGCCAGACCAGGATCAGCCACCACAATCACCTCCCCACCCAGGGAACGGGACTTCACATGGGTGGCCACCGCCGCCCATTTACCCAGGGTCTCCTCCGTGGCACGCAGATCCTGCCTGCCCAACAGCGCCCAGGTATCCAACAACAGCGCCGCACCATAAGTACCGCCCAGAATGCGGGGCTCCGCCCCGGGCGTGGCGATCACCAACCTCGGGCCGTGCTCCAGGGTGTCCAGAACTCGATTACCACCCGAGGTGTTGACCTTCACCCCGGGAAAGGCCCTGCCCAGTTCCTCCGCGGTACGTTGCGCACCCAACACCACCGCCCGCAGCTTCGTGGAACCACACTCCCCACAGCGGTAGCGAGAATCCGGCCGACCGCACCAACGACAGGTCGGCATGGAAGCCAACCCCTCCCCAGAGGGCAGTCCGAGCGGGCCGTTGCAGTGTCGGCAGCGCGCCGGGGTGCGGCAGGTGCCGCAGGCCAGGGTGGGTACATAACCCTTGCGGGGTACCTGAATCAGCACCGGGTCTTTGCGCCCCAGGGCGTTGCGCAGGGCATCGAAGGCGATCTTGGGGATGCGGGCGGAACGTGCCAGGGGATCGCGTTCGAGTTCGAAGTCGGTCTCCCCCACCGCCCGGATCCAGGGCATCCGGGCGCGCAGCGTATCACGCGGGGCGACCAGATCATGGGCCCAACCGGATTCGACCAGCAGCTGGGTTTCGGCGGTGCGGGAATGCCCGGCCAGGATCAGGGAACAGCCCTCCTGCACCGAGCGGGTGGTCAACACTTCCCGGGCATGCGGATAAGGGGACCGGGGGTCCACCAGGTTCTCATCACCGTCATTGAGCAGGATCGCCAGGCGAAGATTGTGCACCGGGGCGAAAGCGGCACTGCGGGTGCCGATCACCAGGCGCCCCTGCCCGGAGAGCACCGAGAGATAACGCCGGTAGCGGGCCTGAGGGCCGAGTCCGGAGTTAAGCACCGTGATCTGTTTGGCCGCCAGAATCTCACGCAGCGCCTCTTCCAGCTGATCAACATCCCGCTGATCCGGGACCACCACCAGGGCACCACCCCCGTCGATGACGACCTTGGCAGCCAGTGCCGCAATGGCGGTGGCCCAGTCCCCACCGGGGGCGATCTGCCAGGCAGCCCGCGCGGTGACGCCCCCCAGGACCGCCTCCACGAAGGACTGTCCGTGGTGGTACACCGCCCAGGCGGAGAGATCGGGTTCGGAGTACTCCCCCAGCTCCTCCCAACTGGTGCTGACATCGGAGTTCTCCGCCTGGGCATGGCGGGAAGGAATCGCGGAACGGATGATGTCGGAACGGACCCCGCCATAACGCTGGGCCAGGGCCTCCACCAGGTTGCGGGTCTGTTCCGGGAAAACCACCACAGGTGAGATCACCCGCTCCAGCCACATCAAGCGGCCTTCATGCTCGGTGTCATGGGTGCGGTCGATGACCAGAGCGTCGACAAGCCGACCGCCGAAGCGGACCCGGACCCGGACACCGGGCTGAACCTCGGAGTCCTGTTCGGAGTCGATGCGGTAGTCGAAGAGCCGGTCGAGGTGGGCCAGGCCCAGAAGTGGAAGAACCCGCGCCACCGACTTCGTGGAAGCGGGGACGCGGGGTGAAGCCATGAGAGCTTAGTTTACAGACCCGCAGCCTGGCGCAGCTGATCGGTGCGATCAGTGCGCTCCCAGGGCAGGTCCACATCGGTACGCCCGAAGTGGCCGTAGGCGGCGGTGGCGGCGTAGATGGGGCGCAGCAGATCCAATTCGCGGATGATCGCAGTGGGACGCAGGTCAAAGACCTCCCGCACGGCAGCCTGGATCTTCTCATCGTCCAGCCCCTCCTGGGCCGTGCCAAAGGTCTCCACGTAGAGGCCCACCGGCTTGGCCCGACCAATGGCGTAGGCGACCTGCACCTCAGCACGCTCCGCCAGACCGGCGGCGACGATGTTCTTGGCCACCCAACGCATGGCGTAGGCGGCGGAACGGTCCACCTTGCTCGGATCCTTGCCGGAGAAGGCACCACCGCCGTGGCGGGCCATGCCGCCGTAGGTGTCGACGATGATCTTGCGGCCGGTCAGACCGGCATCACCCATCGGGCCGCCGAGAATGAAGGAACCAGAAGGGTTGACCAGCAGGGTCAGGTCTTCGGTGTAGTACTTCTCCAGGTCAGCTTCCTTGATCACCCACTCCAGGACATGCTCGCGCAGCTGCTCGGCCAACCAGTCCTGGGTGACCTCCGGATCATGCTGGGTGGAGATGACCACGGTGTCCAGATGGGAAGGGGTGTCGCCTTCATAGGCGAAGGTGACCTGCGTCTTGCCGTCCGGACGCAGGTTGGGGACGATGCCCTCCTTGCGGACCTGGGTCAGGCGGTGCGCCAGGCGGTGCGCCAGAGCAATCGGCAGCGGCATGTACTCCGGAGTCTCCTGGGAGGCATAACCGAACATCAGGCCCTGATCGCCGGCACCCGCCCGGTCATCATCCTCGAATTCATCGCCGGAACGAACCTCGTGGGAGTTGTCCACACCATGGCCGATCTCCGGGGACTGCTCCCCGATCGCAATGTTCACGCCACAGGTGCTGCCGTCGAAACCGACCTCGGAGGAGGTGAAACCGATCTCGGTGAGCTTCTCGCGGACCAGCGCGGGGATCTCGACGTAGGCAGAGGTGCGGACCTCACCGACGACGTGCACCTGACCGGTGGTCACCAGAGTTTCGACCGCCACGCGAGCGTGGGGGTCCTTCGCCAGAATCGCATCGAGAACGGTGTCGGAGATGGCGTCGCAGATCTTGTCGGGGTGGCCCTCGGTCACGGACTCACTGGTGAACAGGCGCACTGCGGTATTTACCACGAAATCATTCCTAACATGGGTCAATCAACCTAATTTGGATACCTGAACAGGTTAGACCAAGCGGTCTAGATTAGCAACGAGGAGGCATACTGCTCAGGCCAGCCGAAGCTAGCTACGGAAGCCCCCAAGGTTACTCCTGCCCAATCCTCAGCTCATCGACCGCCGCCAGGATCTGTGCCGCCACCACCTGCTTAGAACCATCTTCAATCTCGGTGACCTGGGGAGATGCCGGATCCTCCGAACGTGCCAGCAGCCAACCACGGTTCCGCTTCTGCCCGAACACCTTATCAGCGCCCACCTCATTGCACATCAGCAGATCACAACCCTTGCGCCCCAGCTTCTGGGTCGCCAGCTCCAGGGCAGAATGCTCCGGATCACCGGTTTCCGCGGCGAAACCGACAATCACCGTCGAGGCCGGAATTTTCCCCGCTGACCGGTCCTGCACCAGGGTGCGCAGAATATCCGGGTTCTCCACCATGCTCAGGGTCTGCAGGGAATCCTCGTTCCGACCCTTCTTCATCTTGGCGGTGGCCTGGGTATCCGGGCGGAAATCGGCCACCGCTGCCGCCATGATCACCAGATCCTGCACCGGGGCATGCTTCGCGACGGCCGCGGCCATCTCCGCGGTGGACACCACCGGCAGGACCCTCGCCCCGGGGGGTGTCGGGAGCTCGTCGACATTCCCGACGATCAGCGTCACCTCGGCACCACGCTGCACCGCCACCTCAGCCAGGGCATAACCCTGCCGGCCGGAGGAGCGGTTACCCACGTAACGGACCGGGTCAATATTTTCCTGGG is a genomic window containing:
- a CDS encoding MBL fold metallo-hydrolase, which encodes MITTDVADGIDLISHAHVNCYLIDSDEGVTLVDAGLPRMWPMVLGALVRRGRQAEDIRGLVLTHGHFDHVGFARHVHQKLGVPVFVHPQDEYLAAHPYSYQPQSNRFLYPLAHPRSLPLLGRMALAGALSIRGISDTRALTTGDPLPLPGSPVAMLAPGHTAGQCILHLPDRDTVISGDALVTLDPYTGKPGPQIVASAATKDTRQALAALDVLVDTGATTVLPGHGDPWAHGVDKAVDRARAIGEH
- the fmdA gene encoding formamidase; protein product: MRENLFTLDPTKPFHKQAPLGHNRWHPDIPAVATVRPGETFRVDCREWFDGHIRNDESAEDVLTAPFHIGHPLSGPFRVEGAKPGDLLVVDIVDVQPTSEVGTAGETGPLAGEGWGYTGIFAPANGGGFLHEHFPDAHKAIWEFREGRATSRHIPGVSFAGAPHPGVMGTAPSEQLLRRWNKREAKLVARRPLRVPPLALPPLPKGAVLGKVSDEQAARLALEAAQTTPPRENGGNQDIKDLTRGSRVFYPVFVEGANLSVGDLHFSQGDGEITLCGAIEMGGVVDLHVDLIPDGMSTYRVSENAIFLPGEAAPRHDNWLAFAGISVTEDDRQRYLDPYLAYQRACLHAIDYLSAFGYSREQAYLLLGAAPIEAHLSSVVDIPNACSTLYLPTDIFDFDIRPSSEGPHQVVSGRQPPHADAVQLPEEDILRAGSPTRQCGLRSSPWAARPLRLMLPNRAGSVHGLVDAVGPGVTMPR
- a CDS encoding primosomal protein N', which codes for MASPRVPASTKSVARVLPLLGLAHLDRLFDYRIDSEQDSEVQPGVRVRVRFGGRLVDALVIDRTHDTEHEGRLMWLERVISPVVVFPEQTRNLVEALAQRYGGVRSDIIRSAIPSRHAQAENSDVSTSWEELGEYSEPDLSAWAVYHHGQSFVEAVLGGVTARAAWQIAPGGDWATAIAALAAKVVIDGGGALVVVPDQRDVDQLEEALREILAAKQITVLNSGLGPQARYRRYLSVLSGQGRLVIGTRSAAFAPVHNLRLAILLNDGDENLVDPRSPYPHAREVLTTRSVQEGCSLILAGHSRTAETQLLVESGWAHDLVAPRDTLRARMPWIRAVGETDFELERDPLARSARIPKIAFDALRNALGRKDPVLIQVPRKGYVPTLACGTCRTPARCRHCNGPLGLPSGEGLASMPTCRWCGRPDSRYRCGECGSTKLRAVVLGAQRTAEELGRAFPGVKVNTSGGNRVLDTLEHGPRLVIATPGAEPRILGGTYGAALLLDTWALLGRQDLRATEETLGKWAAVATHVKSRSLGGEVIVVADPGLAVVQHLIRWDMVGAAAAELAQRREVAFPPSVHMAAVDGAMVALDHFMELVDLPENSEVLGPVDLPPGVSLPGEYDERKYGPPQRLLIRTPLGPRSELGRALRSAMVARAARKDDLPLRIQVDPIHIG
- the metK gene encoding methionine adenosyltransferase, which encodes MVNTAVRLFTSESVTEGHPDKICDAISDTVLDAILAKDPHARVAVETLVTTGQVHVVGEVRTSAYVEIPALVREKLTEIGFTSSEVGFDGSTCGVNIAIGEQSPEIGHGVDNSHEVRSGDEFEDDDRAGAGDQGLMFGYASQETPEYMPLPIALAHRLAHRLTQVRKEGIVPNLRPDGKTQVTFAYEGDTPSHLDTVVISTQHDPEVTQDWLAEQLREHVLEWVIKEADLEKYYTEDLTLLVNPSGSFILGGPMGDAGLTGRKIIVDTYGGMARHGGGAFSGKDPSKVDRSAAYAMRWVAKNIVAAGLAERAEVQVAYAIGRAKPVGLYVETFGTAQEGLDDEKIQAAVREVFDLRPTAIIRELDLLRPIYAATAAYGHFGRTDVDLPWERTDRTDQLRQAAGL
- the coaBC gene encoding bifunctional phosphopantothenoylcysteine decarboxylase/phosphopantothenate--cysteine ligase CoaBC codes for the protein MHNKVKQQPEELGRKIVVGVAGGIAAYKACHLVRDLKEYGDDVRVVPTDSALRFVGAATFEALSGNPVSTTVFDAVEEVQHVRVGQEAEAIVVAPATADFMARVAAGRADDLLTATLLVATCPVILVPAMHTEMWWNPATRANVSLLRERGIIVMEPAHGRLTGKDTGPGRLPEPEQIAELVRTVLDGQVPKYDWVGKKVLITAGGTQENIDPVRYVGNRSSGRQGYALAEVAVQRGAEVTLIVGNVDELPTPPGARVLPVVSTAEMAAAVAKHAPVQDLVIMAAAVADFRPDTQATAKMKKGRNEDSLQTLSMVENPDILRTLVQDRSAGKIPASTVIVGFAAETGDPEHSALELATQKLGRKGCDLLMCNEVGADKVFGQKRNRGWLLARSEDPASPQVTEIEDGSKQVVAAQILAAVDELRIGQE